The Arthrobacter sp. OAP107 DNA segment CTTGTGCAACGTATGCCACATTTTTGCATGCCTAGGGACAGTTGCGGCCGCGAGCTGCAGCGTCCCTCGTATGCGATCCGACATTAAGGCTTCGCCTCAGCTGCTCTGGAGACTTCTTCAAAGCTCGGGCGGCGGGGCAAAGCAAAAGGAGAGCGGCTGTCAGAGGCCGCTCCGGATAAAACGGAGAACACGAAAGTGCCTACGATTAACCAGCTGGTCCGCAAGGGCCGCACGCCGAAGGTCTCAAAGACCAAGGCCCCCGCGCTTAAGGGCAGCCCGATGCGCCGCGGTGTTTGCACCCGCGTCTACACCACCACCCCGAAGAAGCCGAACTCGGCTCTGCGTAAGGTTGCACGTGTGCGCCTCAACGGTGGCATCGAAGTTACCGCCTACATCCCCGGTGTTGGCCACAACCTCCAGGAGCACTCCATTGTGCTCGTCCGTGGTGGTCGTGTGAAGGACCTCCCCGGCGTTCGCTACAAGATCGTCCGCGGTGCCCTCGATACCCAGGGTGTCAAGAACCGTAAGCAGGCTCGTAGCCGCTACGGCGCAAAGATGGAGAAGAAGTAATATGCCTCGCAAGGGTCCGGCCCCGAAGCGGCCGCTCGTATCAGATCCCGTCTACGGCTCCCCGCTGGTCACCCAGCTGATCAACAAGGTGCTGGTTGACGGCAAGAAGTCCACCGCAGAGCGCATCGTTTACGGTGCCCTCGAAGGTGCACGCGCCAAGTCCGGCGGCGACCCCGTTGCAGCCCTCAAGAAGGCCATGGACAACGTCAAGCCTTCCCTCGAGGTCCGCTCCCGCCGTGTCGGTGGCGCCACCTACCAGGTTCCGGTTGAGGTCAAGCCGGGCCGCTCCACCGCCCTCGCCCTGCGTTGGCTGGTCGGCTACTCCAAGGCCCGCCGCGAAAAGACGATGACCGAGCGTCTCCAGAACGAAATCCTGGATGCCTCGAACGGTCTCGGTGCCGCTGTGAAGCGTCGCGAAGACACCCACAAGATGGCCGAGTCCAACAAGGCCTTCGCCCACTACCGCTGGTAAAACTTCCCGTACGCCGCCGGCTCCAC contains these protein-coding regions:
- the rpsL gene encoding 30S ribosomal protein S12, producing MPTINQLVRKGRTPKVSKTKAPALKGSPMRRGVCTRVYTTTPKKPNSALRKVARVRLNGGIEVTAYIPGVGHNLQEHSIVLVRGGRVKDLPGVRYKIVRGALDTQGVKNRKQARSRYGAKMEKK
- the rpsG gene encoding 30S ribosomal protein S7, with amino-acid sequence MPRKGPAPKRPLVSDPVYGSPLVTQLINKVLVDGKKSTAERIVYGALEGARAKSGGDPVAALKKAMDNVKPSLEVRSRRVGGATYQVPVEVKPGRSTALALRWLVGYSKARREKTMTERLQNEILDASNGLGAAVKRREDTHKMAESNKAFAHYRW